From Salarias fasciatus chromosome 12, fSalaFa1.1, whole genome shotgun sequence, the proteins below share one genomic window:
- the LOC115398337 gene encoding protein ALP1-like, whose amino-acid sequence MELLDIEQQMLLIEMLQRRRKRIRRRWSVRPLNESRQETGEFATLAQPLREPGGSEKHFRYFGMSVARFDDLVSRLRPFIRHQMTHNMPVELEQRLAVSLRLLTSGLSQKTVAASYQLASSTVSAVFTEVCKALWKALQPQFLPSPSTSMWTDIATDYWKIWDFPNCVGSLEGRKVTIRAPHPLILTATCDARYRFTAVHVGASGSNDGAFDESGFGSMLLEHKRNLPPPADLPGTTVKTPHVLVGDAAFPLLSNLMRPFPGADLTRDKQVYNYRHSRAKRVIENAFGIMAARWRILGRPFEFQSNKSIDVLRACVVLHNYLTYTDEANSPESCYIPQGFADTDGCAGSIQPGDWRRVVEGHSNFVDPVDNSRMTGDQPTKAAMAVRSDLTAFFQSPHGTVPWQN is encoded by the exons ATGGAGCTGCTCGATATTGAACAGCAAATGCTTTTGATAGAAATGTTGCAACGCAGACGAAAGAGGATTCGTAGGAGGTGGAGTGTTCGGCCTCTGAACGAGTCCAGGCAGGAGACGGGCGAGTTCGCCACACTCGCTCAACCGCTGCGGGAGCCTGGCGGGAGCGAGAAGCACTTCAGGTATTTCGGGATGTCGGTCGCTCGGTTCGACGACCTGGTCAGCCGCTTGCGACCTTTCATCCGGCATCAGATGACGCACAACATGCCCGTTGAGTTAGAGCAGAGACTGGCGGTGAGTCTGAGACTTCTAACTTCAGGTTTAAGCCAAAAGACTGTGGCGGCGAGCTAccagctggcttccagcacGGTGTCCGCAGTCTTCACGGAGGTGTGCAAAGCGCTGTGGAaggctctgcagccacagttTCTGCCCTCTCCGTCAACGAGCATGTGGACGGACATAGCAACCGATTATTGGAAGATATGGGATTTCCCGAACTGCGTCGGAAGCCTCGAGGGGAGGAAGGTAACCATCAGGGCGCCGCACCCTCTTATTTTGACTGCTACGTGCGATGCCAGGTATCGCTTCACCGCAGTGCACGTGGGAGCCAGTGGAAGCAACGACGGGGCTTTCGATGAGAGCGGATTTGGGTCGATGCTGCTCGAGCACAAGCGGAACCTGCCCCCACCAGCTGACCTTCCCGGGACCACTGTCAAGACTCCCCATGTGCTGGTTGGTGACGCTGCCTTCCCCCTGCTCAGCAACCTCATGCGGCCGTTTCCAG GAGCGGATCTGACTAGAGACAAGCAGGTGTACAACTACCGCCACTCCAGAGCCAAGCGGGTCATCGAGAACGCCTTCGGCATCATGGCAGCAAGATGGAGAATTCTTGGAAGACCTTTTGAGTTTCAGTCAAACAAATCAATTGATGTGTTGAGGGCCTGTGTGGTCCTACACAACTACCTCACATACACTGATGAGGCGAACAGCCCAGAGAGTTGCTACATACCACAAGGATTTGCTGACACTGATGGCTGTGCTGGATCCATTCAGCCTGGCGACTGGCGAAGAGTGGTGGAAGGACACTCGAACTTTGTGGATCCTGTTGATAACTCTCGAATGACCGGAGACCAACCTACCAAAGCTGCAATGGCTGTGAGGAGTGATTTAACAGCTTTCTTTCAGTCGCCACATGGTACTGTACCATGGCAGAACTAA
- the ufd1l gene encoding ubiquitin recognition factor in ER-associated degradation protein 1 has product MFSFQVFDHTIPRGFQNRFSTQYRCYSVSMLAGPNDRSDVEKGGKIIMPPSALDQLSRLNITYPMLFKLTNKNSDRMTHCGVLEFVADEGICYLPHWMMQNLLLEEGGLVQVESVNLMVATYSKFQPQSPDFLDITNPKAVLENALRNFACLTTGDVIAINYNEKIYELRVMETKPDKAVSIIECDMNVDFDAPLGYKEPERRPQYHEEPAEEEADPSSYADMDTGFRAFTGSGNRLDGKTKGIEPSPAPLTASDIKRGIPNYDFKVGKITFIRNSRPQPRKILDDDDAMNRFIAFSGQGQSLRKKGHKP; this is encoded by the exons ATG TTTTCTTTCCAGGTGTTTGATCACACAATACCCCGGGGCTTTCAGAACCGCTTCTCCACTCAGTACCGATGTTACTCGGTGTCGATGCTGGCTGGCCCCAACGACCGTTCCGACGTGGAGAAAGGAGGCAAAA TAATAATGCCGCCTTCAGCCCTTGACCAGCTCA GCAGGCTTAACATAACTTATCCAATGCTGTTCAAATTGACGAACAAGAACTCGGACAGAATGACACACTGCGGTGTCCTGGAGTTTGTGGCAGATGAGGGAATCTGCTACCTGCCACACTGG ATGATGCAgaatctgctgctggaggaaggtGGTCTGGTCCAAGTGGAAAGCGTCAACCTTATGGTGGCCACTTACTCCAAGTTTCAGCCTCAGAGTCCAGACTTCCTGGACATCACGAACCCCAAAGCTGT ATTGGAAAATGCTCTGAGAAACTTTGCGTGCTTGACCACTGGTGATGTCATCGCGATCAACTACAATGAAAAG ATTTATGAGCTGAGAGTGATGGAGACCAAGCCAGATAAAGCAGTGTCCATCATCGAGTGTGACATGAAT GTGGATTTTGATGCTCCGTTGGGTTATAAGGAGCCTGAACGACGACCTCAGTATCATGAGGAACCAGCA GAGGAAGAAGCCGATCCCAGCAGCTACGCTGACATGGACACAGGATTCAGA GCATTTACCGGCTCTGGAAATCGTTTGGACGGCAAAACAAAAGGAATTGAACCGAGCCCGGCCCCTCTCACTGCAAGTGACATCAAAAG AGGAATTCCCAACTACGACTTTAAAGTTGGCAAGATTACCTTCATCCGAAACTCCAGGCCTCAGCCCAGGAAAATTTTGGACGAT gacgATGCCATGAACCGATTTATTGCCTTCTCAGGACAAGGACAATCACTACGCAAGAAGGGCCATAAGCCTTGA
- the c12h22orf39 gene encoding synaptic plasticity regulator PANTS yields the protein MSGREESTWRPPRVCDDYWSEFRHCKSLKNRFHHYYAHGTSPSCLQWEEDYKSCREWEKYKSSEAKEALQRSERNRVAEQKNFIPVWELRKEPPTDWHMPLNQERPQDS from the exons ATGTCTGGGAGAGAAGAATCAACGTGGAGG CCGCCGAGGGTCTGTGACGACTACTGGAGTGAGTTCAGGCACTGCAAAAGTTTAAAGAACCGTTTTCACCATTACTATGCACATGGTACCTCCCCATCCTGCCTGCAGTGGGAGGAGGACTACAAGAGCTGCAGAGAGTGGGAAAAATACAAAAGCTCAGAGGCAAAG GAGGCGTTGCAAAGAAGTGAGAGAAATCGTGTGGCAGAGCAAAAAAATTTTATCCCTGTGTGGGAGCTCAGGAAAGAGCCCCCAACAGACTGGCACATGCCTCTGAACCAGGAAAGGCCTCAGGATTCCTAA
- the mrpl40 gene encoding large ribosomal subunit protein mL40 — protein sequence MSAAISRCLCRGLPQHAVPWSFLSGRTRHVVQPLWCTPVMTLKTSAPLRAEPKKKKKVDPRREQMMKERLKKKLKKLEKVAPELIPIEDFITPSKCLDETRERSMPRLSFEESEGRALLLKEWSRYKRKQHMAEMKSVELALEAQREALQELKLESEELYQAALAPDPLLFPFVHEGPSYTPPIPKYQAPDGKFNDVTKVYTQ from the exons ATGTCTGCGGCCATTTCCCGTTGTCTTTGCAGGGGTTTGCCCCAACATGCCGTTCCTTGGAG CTTCTTGTCAGGGCGAACTCGACATGTTGTGCAGCCTCTTTGGTGTACGCCAGTGATGACACTGAAGACATCTGCCCCTCTGAG AGCGGagccaaaaaagaagaagaaagtggacCCGCGAAGGGAGCAGATGATGAAAGAGCGACTGAAGAAAAAGctgaagaagctggagaaagtCGCACCCGAGCTCATCCCGATAGAGGATTTCATCACTCCCAGCAAATGCCTGGATGAAACAAG GGAACGCAGCATGCCAAGGCTTTCATTTGAAGAAAGTGAGGGTCGAgccctgctgctgaaggagtggaGCCGATACAAACGG AAGCAGCACATGGCTGAAATGAAGTCTGTTGAACTTGCTTTAGAAGCACAGAGGGAGGCGCTACAGGAGCTCAAGTTAGAGTCTGAGGAGCTGTACCAGGCAGCACTGGCACCGGACCCACTTCTCTTTCCATTTGTTCATGAAGGCCCCTCATATACACCACCGATACCCAAGTACCAAGCACCTGATGGAAAATTCAATGATGTCACCAAAGTATATACACAGTGA
- the acaa2 gene encoding 3-ketoacyl-CoA thiolase, mitochondrial, translated as MSLLRGVFIVGAKRTPFGTYGGVLKDHSATDLAEHAAKAALAAGGVAPELVNSVIVGNVMQSSADAAYIARHVGLRCGVPIPVPALTVNRLCGSGFQSIINGAQEICLKESEVVLCGGSESMSQAPYAVRNIRFGTKFGFDLKLEDTLWAGLTDLHVKIPMGITAENLAEKYQITREDCDNYAYQTQQKWKAAHEGGYYTAEIAPIDVKAKKGKVPMAQDEHPRPQTTLEQMAKLPTVFKKGGTVTAANASGVSDGAAAVVIASEDALKEHKLTPLARIVAYHVSGCDPSIMGIGPVPAITEALKKAGLTLNDMDLVEVNEAFAPQFLAVSKSLGLNPEKTNVNGGAIAIGHPLGASGARITAHLVHELRRRGGKYAVGSACIGGGQGIAIILEKC; from the exons ATGTCACTGCTCAGAG GGGTATTTATTGTAGGTGCCAAGCGCACTCCGTTCGGTACCTATGGCGGTGTCCTGAAGGATCACAGTGCAACAGACCTGGCTGAGCACGCAGCTAAAGCCGCCCTCGCTGCAGGGGGCGTGGCTCCCGAGCTGGTCAACAGCGTGATCGTGGGAAATGTCATGCAG AGCTCGGCTGATGCAGCCTACATTGCCCGTCATGTAGGCCTGAGGTGTGGCGTTCCCATCCCAGTGCCTGCTCTCACTGTCAACAGACTGTGTGGATCTGGTTTCCAGTCCATCATCAATGGTGCTCAA gAGATCTGTCTCAAGGAATCAGAGGTGGTGCTCTGTGGAGGGTCAGAGAGCATGAGCCAAGCCCCATATGCAGTTCGCAACATCCGATTTGGAACAAAGTTTGGATTCGATCTCAAG CTCGAGGACACCTTATGGGCAGGACTGACAGACCTGCACGTCAAAATCCCAATGGGCATCACGGCAGAAAACCTGGCGGAGAAATACCAGATTACACGAGAAGACTGTGACAACTACGCATACCAGACGCAACAAAAGTGGAAGGCAG CCCATGAGGGTGGATACTACACTGCTGAAATCGCTCCCATCGATGTGAAAGCTAAGAAAGGCAAGGTGCCCATGGCTCAGGATGAGCACCCCCGCCCTCAGACCACACTGGAACAGATGGCCAAACTGCCGACCGTCTTCAAGAAGGGAGGAACTGTTACTGCTGCCAATGCATCT GGTGTATCtgacggtgctgctgctgtggtaaTTGCAAGCGAGGACGCCCTGAAGGAACACAAGCTCACTCCATTGGCCAGAATTGTAGCCTATCATGTTTCTGGCTGTGACCCGAGCATCATGGGAATCG GTCCTGTTCCTGCAATCACAGAAGCTCTTAAAAAAGCTGGCCTCACTCTCAATGACATGGATCTTGTGGAG GTGAATGAAGCGTTCGCCCCTCAGTTCCTGGCTGTGTCCAAGTCTCTCGGACTGAACCCAGAGAAAACCAATGTCAATGGCGGAGCTATCGCCATCGGACATCCACTCGGAGCTTCTGGAGCACGCATCACTGCTCACTTGGTGCATGAACTCAG ACGGCGAGGAGGCAAGTACGCCGTTGGCTCCGCCTGTATCGGCGGTGGCCAGGGCATCGCCATCATCCTTGAGAAGTGCTGA